CGCCACACCGGTGATAAGACGCTTGGAGAAGCTCTCGTTTTCGAAATCATCGTGCTGGAATGCGTTCAGTTCTTCCAGCTCTTGCGGCAGCACCTTTCCGGGAAGGAGCAGAGGCGTGAGCAGTCGGGAAAACTGCTCCAGCGAGAGGCCGCCGAACTGTTCGAAGGCTTCGCGACAATGCGCTCGCATCTCCCGCCCGTGCCAGCCCTTGCGACCGTTAGGAAACAGCGGGTCGAACTCCTGCATGTAGTTCTTGATCGACGTCGGCTTGCCCCCAAGTGCGTAGCCCATCGCATTATAGGCCTCCGCAAAGGTCTCGAATCCCAAGTGGCGAAGGCCCTCCTTGCTGAACTTCGAGAGAAACAGCCCGGCAAGCATCAGCCGCTCCCGCTGACTCGCCGCTTTCATGCTTGGCAGGGAAAGCTGGCCCAGACGATGTCGCCCTTCGGGATCTCTGCGCCGCGGACGTGCTCGATTGAGCCGGGGTGGAAATGGCCGTCGCCGTGGTTGGCGAGGTAGATGGCGGCCTTTTTCGCGCAGATGTCGTTCGACCAGACCGGTTCGCAGGCATGCCGCACGCCCTGGGTGACCAACCCGCTGCCAGCGAAGAAATCGACAAAGGAAGGCGCAGGGAAAATCACTGGTTCAGTTGAACAGGCTTCCGCGAGGTTGTCAAAGAAGGAGGATGGAAAGTTCGACGGCGTGGACGAGCGGGACCTGTAATAGGATCGACGGCAGAATTGTTGAAATGCGCGTCCTGACCCCTTTCTGTGATCTAGCTGGTACCCCATTTAGACCCCATTCACGCCCGGCTTGGCCCGATTCACTTCCAAGTTGCAGCCTCTAGCAACTGAAGCACGGTATCGCGCCTTCACAAGAGGCCGTGTCGATTTTCCCGAGCCTCCTGACCGAAAGAAATTATGAGAAGCATCATCCACGTTTTGAAAATCTCGCTGCTCGCCGGATGCTTTGCATTGCTCACGGTCACCCCCACTGCCACCGCTGCCTACAATGAGAGCGGCGGAGTGGTGGTCATGGAGGCCGAATCCGAACCCCTGCCTGCTCAAGGATGGAAGCAGGCGACAAGCGTTGTGGGCAGAAGCGACAACGCTTCCATATTTGGGTCATTCTATGGCAGCACTCTCAACAGTTCCAGCACTCCTGGCAAAGGATTGATCTCCTACAAGGTAGTGATAACAACCCCCGGTGACTATCAATTGCAATGGCGCTCATTAATATCCTCGTATAATAGCACTGAAGGCACTTTTAATACTTCCACAGAGACAACCGAACATAATGATTCATTTGCCCGCATGCTGAATCCAAGTGGAGTCAGCATCACAGCGCAAGAAGTGCCTGGTGGCGCAAACGGTGGTGTCCCGGACAAAATTGGATCAGCCAGCGAAAATTGGTACAAAGTCTATCGGAATGGTTCGGGCTGGATTTGGGATGCAAAAAATCAGGACAACTATCCCCTCCCTCTCTTTTGGACGCTCGCCCCAGGCACTTACACCTTCCAAATCAGCGCTCGCTCATCAGGTCATGCGATTGATCGCATCCTGCTGTGGAACCGCAACGGAAGCACTTCATACGGAAACAAGGTCACAGGTGCAGGCAACACTTCGGCCTCCAACGCCTTGCCTCTCTCTGTCATCACCGGCACCGACACCACGGCTCCAACGATCTCCTCTTTCAGCCCCGCAGACAACGCAACTGCCGTGGTTTCCGGCGCGAACCTCGTGGCGACATTCAGCGAGAACATCTCCCGCGGCACCGGTAACATCACGGTCAAGAACCTGACCGACGCGACGCAAACGACCATCGCCGTCACCGACACCAGCCAAGTGTCGATTTCCGGTGCCGTCCTGACGATTAACCCGACGGCAAACCTTGTGGCCGGCAAGAACCACGCCATCCAGATCGCCGCGACCGCCATCGACGACACCGCGGGCAACAGCTTCGCCGGGATTACCAATGATACCACCTGGAACTTTGCCACTGAGCCTGCCTACGACGCTTGGGCGCGTGGGGCGCTCTTCGATGCCGATGCCAATGGCGACGGCGTGAAGAACGGGCTCGCTTGGATCCTCGGTGCCGCCAATCCCACTGCCAGCGTGCTCGACAAGCTGCCGACGGTTTCCACGGTCGGCGGCAACATGGTCTTCACCTTTCAGCGCATCCAATCTTCCATCAGCGCCACCACCGCGCTTTCGATTGAAGTAGGCACTACCCTCACCTCGTGGCCATCCATTTACACCGTCGGTGCCAACACCGCCGGATCAACCGGCGGCGTGGAGGTCGCCAAGGACACGCCAACGGCAGGCACGGACAGGGTGAAGCTGACGGTGCTTCAAGCCCCGGACGCTGCGAAATTCGCCCGTCTAAAGGCCGTGCAGACGCCATGACCGCCCGCGGAAGCAGCGCGGCGGGAAAATCATCCCGCCAGTGAGGACTGCTGTATCGCCATCGAGCCGTGCCCGCTTGAACCGCGGCACTTCTCCCGCCGCAGCTTCGAGGACAGTTGGGGATTCCGCTGCGGGTGACGAGTGAGGCTGCTCCACCGCCACTTTGCGAAGGGACAGGCATTTTAACGCGCTATAACTTGGCTTGATCGTGCCTTTCAGGCCATCAGGGCGTTTGTTGAAATGCTCGTCCTGACCCCTTTCATTTCCGGAGGCCGAAGGCGCGTTCTGGAACTCCGCTCCTCCGTTAAGGTCTACCATACCGGCGGAGCGGAGTTTGAGAGTTTTAGGGATTCAAGGCTGCCGAAACCGCTTTGGGGACGATGCGGATGATGCGCCGCGCAGGCTGGTCCAACCAAGAAGAGTAAGGAACATGTTACGATGCGGGGACCGACCCCAGACCCATCCTTGCCAAGCGAAGCGATGGCCGCTCAGCCACCCGCAAGAGAACAACTCCGTTTGAGCGAGCTTTCTTCCACCCCTTCCGCTTCCGGAAGCGAACGGATGAAGTCTTTCACCTTCTCTAGGGTGGTGTACTGAGCGCCAGTTCCTCCGTAGCAATTTCTAAATGAGTTCCAAGCCTCAGAAATGGCAGAAAAGACAGCTTGGGCGGTGCTCATTTCTCCGCAGGCGACTACCATGACGCACGAGGTGAACTGTAATCCTTTGGCATCGGCGATAAAGACAACCTTCTCTTTCGAAGGGCGGCCCACTCGGGGGAAAACAATCAAACTCCCTTCGTACTCTTTATAAGGAAGGGCCGCGGAGAGTCGTGCAAAGCGGCCCACGATTTTTCCATCTTTAAGATTTGTTGTATGGATCAGTAAATGGCCGCGACGACCTCGACAGTCTGCATTTTTATATGACACGTGATCGAAACAGCCTCGACTTAATTGTAAGGCTGCTGACGCGTCCGGCACTACTTCAAGAGGTTTAGCGGTCTTCGCATGAATCTTTGGGCGTCTGTTGAAAATTTTAACTGTTATGCAGCGGACTTGGCAACCGTGGAATCGCTCAGCAACGTGATCCTCGAGAATATCTAGATCAAAGGTTTTTCCAATGGCCGACCACAAGGCGGCATCTCGTTTTGAATGGACGACTCCATGAGGAAGAATAGCCAGAATAGCTCCGCCCTTTCTAAGGAATCTTAGCGCGTAGGAAATGAATGCCAAGGCAATGGAGCACCGGTAAACAGCCCCCTGAAAAGGAATAGAAAGGCAAGGATGCGCCTTTAGTGAAAAGGGGGGATTAAGCAGGATCAGATCACTCTGGTAAGCTGCTTTAGCAGCCCCATCTTGTTTTGGAGCCCACTCCAAGAAATTTTCGCAGATCCAAGTCCCACTTGTAGGATTCGTCTTCAGCGAGCAGACCATTTTGGGGTCTCGATCAATTCCCAGTAACTCTGCTTCTGGCCAGATCTTCTTCGCTTCTAGAAGTAATGCTCCTTTGCCGACAGCAAAGTCGGCAATGCGTTTTACTTTTTTTAGCGGAACCTCCTCAATCAAACGGCAGATCAGAGATTCCGGTGTGAAGTATTGGTCAAAGGTTGAAGAGCCTTGATTCATCGTAAAATCTCCTGAGGTCGTAAAGATGAACTCTTCTGCACCCTTCGCTGCGGCCAGGGCTCGGAATTGGAAAGTCGTAGATTAGACCAATCCGTTTATTGCTAACTATGTAATATAAAACTGCACCCAGTGCGTGTGGACGAGTCCCCAACAGAGCTACCTTCAATTCTCGGCCACTGGTGGCTCTTGCGACGGAATCGAGCACCATAATCGCGGCGAAAGGACAGCTCGCTTTAGCGCATCGAATAGGACGTCCGCCTCTTAAGCTATCGAGCACTCTTCTGTTCCCCAAGTAAGCATATTGGGCAAATTCAGGGATAAATGCAGGCACTCCGATCACGGGGGTCACTAGCTCTTCTGGCACATCTGTCACTCGCATCACGTGCGAAACTCTTGGACCCTCAAATCCCATGAAAACTAGCAATTCGGCCGCTTCTTCAAAGTCCGAGTCCAAACTAACGAAACCGGGAATCGCGCGAACTCCCGCAACTCTATCACTCAATGAAAATTCTTCCATTGTAGGCTCAGCATATTCCAAAGGCTCCGAATAAACAGCCTGAATAGGTATCCCTTCTTTGAGGCAGTATTTAACCAGAATTGCCCAGGTGGAATAGGCTAACGTTGTGACATCGATTACGACACCCTTAGTAGTTCCTTGAATCTGATTCAAAAAACTTGCTATTTCTTCAGAGCGCCGAAGAGAGAAATCCAAACCATTCCAATTTATGGTCGGAGAAGCGTGCCCGCCGGCTTCAGTGATAATTATGATATCCTCTGGAGCAATGGATGCATTTCTCCACCAAGAATGCCGATCTTCAGTATTGGAATCGTTAGTGACCAGCAAGGCCCCCCCGAGATCTACTTGATCTGGTTCCCATTCAAAGGAGTATCGCGGGATATTTATCATCATTCAGCACTGAAAAAATCCGATTGAAGGGAGTCGTCTACACCACCCAAACGCAGGCGGGACTCAATCACTTTGATTCCTCGTTCAGTATCTTGTGCTAACACCTGAATCTCATCAGCGTAAATGTCGATACACCTCTTCTTTCGATGACTTATTCCCAAAAATGGAGAAAGGATGGGGTGGATCCGGTATTCTTGTGTCATGGGCACATGACTGCCACTACGCTTGGTAATCGGGGCTTCGATGAAGAGTCCCTCCCGAATGCACTCCCTAACCAGGAAAAGGCTGTCTTCAATGCGTGCTGGGGGCCGTGGATCTCTAATTCTGAAAGTCGTCACCTCTGGTCGACGACCATGAACTCCCCTAGCAAGATTTTCCAGAACCCTTCCTATTCCAATAACAATTCCTTTAATGGCCGGTCCATGAAGAGCACCGTCAGTCGCGTTCTCAAGTGCCCGTCTGCCCACTCTCTGAGCAGCAATGCTTTGCGCTTCTGCTGCAATGAATTCAGATGTAGGGTCCCTACGGTACTGTTCCGAGACAGATTCGTATACCAGCTCTAAAAAGTACCTGATGTTAGCGCCAGCGAGGTCAGCTAATGTGTGAATTCCAGGGTACAATTTTTTTACACCATCTGCATTTTTCTTTGCTTTTGAGTCACTTAGGACAATAGCATAAGAATAATTTCCGAATCTAATTTTCAAGCTGCGATCGTCGGAAAACCATCGCTGAATTAATTCTAGGAGTTCTTGTCCTCTAAACTCCGACTCAAGCAGCAGAAAGCGCTTCTGAAGAAGAGAAAGCTCCCCTTCGCGCTGCAGGCCTGCAAAAACATTTTCAAGCCTCACTTTTATTGAGGTCTCTACACTACGATCGTATTCCTCCTCTAACGAAAGCGATTCAAATAGCTCCGCAATTGATTTCCCTGAAGGAATTCGGCCTTGGAGTCGAAGCTCAAGTACTCGTAACGAGAAGTCTCTAAATTGCTGTTTGGTAAAAATTTCCGAAATTCTCAACTGCACATAATCGGCTAGGTGACTTATTCTTTGATCTTTAGCCAGAACATCCCGAGTTTTCAGTCCATAGTCCTTCAGCCCTATTTTCACAACAAAGGCCGGAGTACAATGTTTAATGATGGTGTTTACAATTCGCTGCTGCCTTTCGTCGAAGTTTTCGTACTCGTCAAAAATGTAAATAATTCGGCTGAACCCTAGTAGTTGTTTAGCGATCGAAGAAAGCTCTCGGATTGGCTCCAGAAGAATGGAAAGAGGTATTCCATCCAATGCCTGAATGTCATTGAGCGCATTCTCCAAATCGACAAGCGCTCGGCGTAGTATCTCAATGGTAATTTTTAAATTACAGGGTTCGGGCTCCTG
The genomic region above belongs to Luteolibacter arcticus and contains:
- a CDS encoding DUF3883 domain-containing protein, with product MKAASQRERLMLAGLFLSKFSKEGLRHLGFETFAEAYNAMGYALGGKPTSIKNYMQEFDPLFPNGRKGWHGREMRAHCREAFEQFGGLSLEQFSRLLTPLLLPGKVLPQELEELNAFQHDDFENESFSKRLITGVAAEGFFESTFSTLTDFTGHTLSNVTRFGCGFDFRVQPAGIVPFLAVEVKGIAGAGGDVMMTSKEHRVAEHLGDRYFLCVVRNFVEKPSLSLFRNPLKQGFQFTARERSQTTITWHSRVPA
- a CDS encoding DNA cytosine methyltransferase; translated protein: MIFPAPSFVDFFAGSGLVTQGVRHACEPVWSNDICAKKAAIYLANHGDGHFHPGSIEHVRGAEIPKGDIVWASFPCQA
- a CDS encoding Ig-like domain-containing protein encodes the protein MRSIIHVLKISLLAGCFALLTVTPTATAAYNESGGVVVMEAESEPLPAQGWKQATSVVGRSDNASIFGSFYGSTLNSSSTPGKGLISYKVVITTPGDYQLQWRSLISSYNSTEGTFNTSTETTEHNDSFARMLNPSGVSITAQEVPGGANGGVPDKIGSASENWYKVYRNGSGWIWDAKNQDNYPLPLFWTLAPGTYTFQISARSSGHAIDRILLWNRNGSTSYGNKVTGAGNTSASNALPLSVITGTDTTAPTISSFSPADNATAVVSGANLVATFSENISRGTGNITVKNLTDATQTTIAVTDTSQVSISGAVLTINPTANLVAGKNHAIQIAATAIDDTAGNSFAGITNDTTWNFATEPAYDAWARGALFDADANGDGVKNGLAWILGAANPTASVLDKLPTVSTVGGNMVFTFQRIQSSISATTALSIEVGTTLTSWPSIYTVGANTAGSTGGVEVAKDTPTAGTDRVKLTVLQAPDAAKFARLKAVQTP
- a CDS encoding methyltransferase; amino-acid sequence: MNQGSSTFDQYFTPESLICRLIEEVPLKKVKRIADFAVGKGALLLEAKKIWPEAELLGIDRDPKMVCSLKTNPTSGTWICENFLEWAPKQDGAAKAAYQSDLILLNPPFSLKAHPCLSIPFQGAVYRCSIALAFISYALRFLRKGGAILAILPHGVVHSKRDAALWSAIGKTFDLDILEDHVAERFHGCQVRCITVKIFNRRPKIHAKTAKPLEVVPDASAALQLSRGCFDHVSYKNADCRGRRGHLLIHTTNLKDGKIVGRFARLSAALPYKEYEGSLIVFPRVGRPSKEKVVFIADAKGLQFTSCVMVVACGEMSTAQAVFSAISEAWNSFRNCYGGTGAQYTTLEKVKDFIRSLPEAEGVEESSLKRSCSLAGG
- a CDS encoding ORC-CDC6 family AAA ATPase, which produces MSFDRKFVELLKDRLGGFKYEWTTADLTQVFAPPSYFDDLSSARPCMLIGARGSGKTTALLGMTRLARGEADSKHNNDLLAVYERVDSGKTSAFSGAGVPDSQWDKIFSHYLNLSICCRLILEIKECKNPSSEEQDYSSVIELLRITPQEPEPCNLKITIEILRRALVDLENALNDIQALDGIPLSILLEPIRELSSIAKQLLGFSRIIYIFDEYENFDERQQRIVNTIIKHCTPAFVVKIGLKDYGLKTRDVLAKDQRISHLADYVQLRISEIFTKQQFRDFSLRVLELRLQGRIPSGKSIAELFESLSLEEEYDRSVETSIKVRLENVFAGLQREGELSLLQKRFLLLESEFRGQELLELIQRWFSDDRSLKIRFGNYSYAIVLSDSKAKKNADGVKKLYPGIHTLADLAGANIRYFLELVYESVSEQYRRDPTSEFIAAEAQSIAAQRVGRRALENATDGALHGPAIKGIVIGIGRVLENLARGVHGRRPEVTTFRIRDPRPPARIEDSLFLVRECIREGLFIEAPITKRSGSHVPMTQEYRIHPILSPFLGISHRKKRCIDIYADEIQVLAQDTERGIKVIESRLRLGGVDDSLQSDFFSAE